In the genome of Cetobacterium ceti, one region contains:
- a CDS encoding MotA/TolQ/ExbB proton channel family protein — protein MFYYLKVGGPIMIVLAIVSVIALGTILERVTVFIKNGKIVNKKYLKELKEFLKNKNYEDAIKYSENEKGIMGKIITKFLKRYCIVGDFKDGDELLREIQLEEMTTLEKNIRILGIIAYTSPMLGLLGTVTGMIQAFNNMALKGAGDPNVVAGGISQALLTTAYGLIIAIPAVFAYNIFNGKIEKINDEVEKIITGIVNIVKR, from the coding sequence ATGTTTTATTACTTAAAAGTAGGCGGACCAATAATGATAGTTTTAGCTATTGTTTCGGTTATTGCTTTAGGAACAATATTAGAAAGAGTGACAGTTTTTATAAAAAATGGAAAAATAGTTAACAAAAAATATTTAAAAGAGTTAAAAGAATTTTTAAAAAATAAAAATTATGAAGATGCCATAAAATATTCTGAAAATGAAAAGGGTATTATGGGAAAAATTATTACAAAATTTTTAAAAAGATATTGTATAGTTGGTGATTTTAAAGATGGAGATGAACTTTTAAGAGAAATTCAATTGGAAGAGATGACAACTTTAGAAAAAAATATTCGTATTTTAGGAATTATAGCTTATACATCTCCTATGTTAGGACTTTTAGGAACAGTAACAGGAATGATACAAGCTTTTAACAATATGGCTTTAAAAGGTGCTGGAGATCCCAATGTTGTTGCAGGGGGTATTTCACAAGCTCTTTTAACAACAGCATATGGTCTTATAATAGCTATTCCAGCAGTTTTTGCATATAATATTTTTAATGGGAAAATAGAAAAAATAAATGATGAAGTTGAAAAGATAATAACTGGAATAGTAAATATAGTTAAGAGGTAA
- a CDS encoding ExbD/TolR family protein, with amino-acid sequence MKKRRKKKSLIAPDLTPLIDVVFLLLIFFMVVTNFNKYSNFNLKLPESGIKSEEVKNNYELIIDGNGKYFLKENKKEIPITLENLGERLQGVKKISISADKNLKYEVIVKAIGKIKSLGINDVGLNFYE; translated from the coding sequence ATGAAAAAAAGAAGAAAAAAGAAATCACTAATCGCTCCAGATTTAACACCTTTAATAGATGTTGTATTTTTACTTCTTATATTTTTTATGGTTGTAACAAATTTTAATAAATATTCAAATTTTAATTTAAAATTGCCAGAATCTGGAATAAAATCTGAAGAAGTTAAAAATAATTATGAATTAATAATTGATGGAAATGGAAAATATTTTTTAAAAGAAAATAAAAAAGAGATTCCTATAACCTTAGAAAATTTAGGAGAGAGATTACAAGGTGTAAAAAAAATCTCTATAAGTGCAGATAAAAATTTGAAATATGAAGTTATTGTAAAAGCAATTGGGAAAATAAAATCTTTAGGAATCAATGATGTGGGGTTGAATTTTTATGAATAA
- a CDS encoding dicarboxylate/amino acid:cation symporter encodes MGAPKKDNLIIKLVLGVVIGLIVGLYSSEGLIGIIQTVKYILGQVINFTVPLIILGFIAPAITKMKSNASKMLGAMLGLAYFSSVGAAIFSMIGGYTLIPKLHIDSNVDGLKELPHMLFKLNIPPVFSVMSALVLSLFLGLAVVWTNSENLERILDELNNVMLAIVHRIIIPILPIFIASTFATLAYEGGITKQLPVFLKVIVIVLIGHVIWLGFLYFLGGMASKQNPWNLLKHYGPAYLTAVGTMSSAATLPVALSCAKKSKALHEDVANFAIPLGSTVHLCGSVLTEVFFVMTVSQILYGQLPEMGTMILFIVLLGIFAIGAPGVPGGTVMASLGLITSVLGFDENGVALMLTIFALQDSFGTACNVTGDGALALILNGIFKKDIECKKSRA; translated from the coding sequence ATGGGAGCACCTAAAAAGGACAATCTAATTATTAAGTTAGTCTTGGGAGTTGTGATTGGTTTGATCGTGGGACTTTATTCCAGTGAGGGGTTAATTGGAATAATTCAAACGGTAAAGTATATTTTAGGGCAGGTTATTAATTTTACAGTACCTTTAATTATTCTTGGATTTATAGCTCCAGCTATTACTAAAATGAAAAGTAATGCTAGTAAAATGTTAGGGGCAATGTTAGGATTAGCTTATTTTTCATCTGTGGGAGCAGCAATTTTTTCAATGATTGGAGGATATACTTTAATTCCAAAATTACATATTGATTCCAATGTGGATGGATTAAAGGAATTACCTCATATGTTATTTAAATTAAATATACCACCAGTATTTTCTGTAATGTCAGCTTTAGTTCTATCTCTTTTCTTGGGATTAGCTGTAGTTTGGACAAATTCAGAAAATTTAGAAAGAATATTGGATGAGTTAAATAATGTGATGTTAGCTATAGTTCATAGAATAATAATTCCAATTTTACCAATTTTTATAGCTTCAACATTTGCAACACTTGCCTATGAAGGAGGAATTACAAAACAACTTCCTGTATTTTTAAAGGTAATTGTAATAGTTTTAATAGGTCATGTTATATGGCTAGGATTTTTATATTTTTTAGGAGGAATGGCAAGCAAACAAAATCCGTGGAATTTATTAAAACACTATGGACCAGCTTATTTAACAGCTGTGGGAACAATGTCTTCAGCTGCTACTTTACCAGTTGCTCTTTCTTGTGCTAAAAAATCCAAGGCATTACACGAAGATGTTGCAAATTTTGCTATTCCATTAGGGTCTACAGTTCATCTTTGTGGATCAGTATTAACAGAGGTTTTCTTTGTTATGACTGTATCTCAAATATTATATGGACAGTTGCCAGAAATGGGAACAATGATACTATTTATTGTTTTACTTGGAATTTTTGCAATAGGTGCTCCTGGAGTTCCTGGAGGAACAGTTATGGCTTCATTAGGTCTTATAACTTCAGTTTTAGGATTTGATGAAAATGGAGTTGCGTTAATGCTTACAATATTTGCTTTACAAGATAGTTTTGGAACTGCTTGTAATGTAACAGGAGATGGGGCATTGGCACTTATTTTAAATGGAATATTTAAAAAAGATATTGAATGTAAAAAAAGCAGAGCCTAG
- a CDS encoding autotransporter outer membrane beta-barrel domain-containing protein, with protein sequence MKKNIYQKSLLYLSILFILSQFSYSKDIGDVEREILQLNSSLRIADKIYIGSLDTLKNYNENMGISKNDLELDIEDNLFYLNKVKEKRKNLLEEWKILKKELGNNYTGLIFSENDLEEEKKLKILKLVKLNNVEDIYKAFENENNENGIAKLIRSLRKIKRETPYIYSGELIRKSLENFEEDISFFPEEIQEKKWRGKGQKFSYSGKENINNFYEDNNYSLNGAMGIIEYGIDKNDSVGMILGGNKGKFKSMGSINMNSSYMGYFLRHNFKNIEFKTEIAYEFSELRGERENIISNNYKGNSFKGTIEGKYFFNREKELAFVPYGRLSYLYIKQDEIKENPLENNPILNIKQSIEKYLEGSLGLNLIKTSYFKNGILKNTFGGELKTILNKKIDPLKGKFIDKNKSSSSFYFENREISKVKESLKYHIDYEQKNGIIYGCGLIYEFSSISKKNYKIDFNLGYKF encoded by the coding sequence ATGAAGAAAAATATTTACCAAAAATCATTACTTTATTTATCTATTTTATTTATTCTTAGTCAATTTTCTTATTCAAAAGATATAGGAGATGTAGAAAGGGAAATTTTACAGTTAAATAGCAGTTTACGTATAGCTGATAAAATATATATAGGAAGCCTAGATACTTTGAAAAACTATAATGAAAATATGGGAATATCTAAGAATGATTTAGAATTAGATATAGAAGATAATTTATTTTATTTAAATAAGGTAAAAGAGAAAAGAAAAAATCTTTTAGAAGAATGGAAAATTTTAAAAAAAGAATTGGGAAATAATTATACAGGATTAATATTTTCTGAAAATGATTTAGAAGAAGAAAAAAAATTAAAAATATTAAAACTAGTTAAATTAAATAATGTAGAAGATATTTATAAAGCTTTTGAGAATGAAAATAATGAAAATGGAATTGCTAAATTAATAAGAAGCTTAAGAAAAATTAAAAGAGAAACTCCATATATTTATTCAGGAGAATTAATAAGGAAAAGTTTAGAAAATTTTGAGGAAGATATAAGTTTTTTTCCTGAAGAAATTCAAGAGAAAAAATGGCGAGGAAAAGGACAAAAATTTTCTTATTCTGGAAAAGAAAACATAAATAATTTTTATGAAGATAATAATTATAGTTTAAATGGAGCAATGGGAATAATAGAATATGGAATTGATAAAAATGATTCAGTGGGAATGATATTAGGAGGAAATAAAGGGAAATTTAAGTCTATGGGCTCTATAAATATGAATTCATCTTATATGGGATATTTTTTAAGACATAATTTTAAAAATATTGAATTTAAAACAGAAATTGCATATGAATTTTCTGAGTTAAGGGGAGAAAGAGAAAATATTATTTCCAATAACTATAAAGGCAATTCTTTTAAGGGAACAATAGAAGGAAAATATTTTTTTAATAGGGAGAAGGAATTAGCTTTTGTTCCCTATGGTAGGTTAAGTTATTTGTATATTAAACAGGATGAAATTAAAGAAAATCCTTTAGAAAATAATCCAATTTTAAATATAAAGCAATCTATTGAAAAATATTTAGAAGGATCTTTAGGATTGAATCTTATAAAAACATCATATTTTAAAAATGGTATTTTAAAAAATACTTTTGGCGGAGAATTAAAAACAATACTAAATAAGAAGATAGATCCTTTAAAGGGAAAATTTATAGATAAAAATAAAAGTAGTTCAAGTTTTTATTTTGAAAATAGGGAGATAAGTAAAGTTAAAGAGTCATTGAAATATCATATTGACTATGAACAAAAAAATGGAATTATATACGGATGTGGATTGATATATGAATTTTCAAGTATATCTAAAAAAAATTATAAAATAGATTTTAACTTAGGATATAAATTTTAA
- a CDS encoding DNA-processing protein DprA, which translates to MIYESLRIFSKIYSYTGSNNEDIIFNSKRLYKICMDSFSENINIFKIKEKKCMDFFYDKEIFLKESEKEVIIFFRKFFKEVLKEIEEEIKIEKKLNIKAIDIFSEDYPEELKKIEVPPYILYGIGNTKEIKNKNSLGIVGTRNPEKYFSNLIGEEIGKILVEKNYNGIGGLALGCDSIGHEKILKYGGITGVILGQGLNREIYPRENKNLIKKILDKNGYVISEVPINESVKRDYLLRRNRIQGTIGKGIFVLETGLKGGTIKTIKDTLKENKKVFLWDPREKLEKNLSIEGNYGIIEKNKKMGISLKKMEKIILIKNGKEFIEELEREENKFSPLKLF; encoded by the coding sequence TTGATATATGAGAGTTTGAGAATTTTTTCTAAAATTTATTCCTATACAGGTTCTAATAATGAAGATATTATTTTCAATTCTAAGCGATTATATAAAATATGTATGGATAGTTTTTCTGAAAATATAAATATATTTAAAATAAAAGAAAAAAAATGCATGGACTTTTTTTATGACAAAGAAATCTTTTTAAAAGAATCAGAAAAAGAAGTTATAATTTTTTTTAGAAAATTTTTTAAAGAGGTATTAAAAGAGATAGAGGAAGAAATAAAAATTGAAAAAAAATTAAATATAAAAGCTATAGATATTTTTTCTGAAGATTATCCAGAAGAATTAAAAAAAATAGAGGTACCTCCTTATATCTTATATGGAATAGGAAATACAAAGGAAATAAAAAATAAAAATTCTTTAGGAATAGTAGGAACTAGAAATCCAGAAAAATATTTTTCAAATTTAATAGGAGAAGAAATAGGGAAGATATTAGTAGAAAAAAATTATAATGGAATAGGAGGTTTAGCTTTAGGATGTGATTCCATAGGTCATGAAAAAATTTTAAAATATGGAGGAATTACTGGGGTGATTTTAGGACAAGGATTAAATAGGGAAATTTATCCTAGGGAAAATAAAAATTTAATAAAAAAAATACTGGATAAAAATGGATATGTAATTTCAGAAGTTCCCATTAACGAATCTGTAAAAAGAGATTATCTTTTAAGAAGAAATCGGATTCAAGGAACAATAGGTAAAGGGATTTTTGTTTTGGAAACAGGATTAAAAGGTGGAACAATAAAAACTATAAAAGATACTTTAAAAGAAAATAAAAAAGTTTTTTTATGGGATCCCAGAGAAAAATTAGAAAAAAATTTATCAATTGAGGGAAACTATGGAATAATTGAAAAAAATAAAAAAATGGGAATCTCTTTAAAAAAAATGGAAAAAATTATTTTAATAAAAAATGGGAAAGAATTTATAGAAGAATTAGAAAGAGAGGAAAATAAATTTTCCCCTCTAAAATTATTTTAA
- a CDS encoding energy transducer TonB produces MNKFYIISIIIHLIVGYNILKPQRINLVPKRGGTVQVNFFKSGTNTPSGEKISLTEKNNIEEKEKKEEKQEQKKEVKPKLKKKKIIKSKIKKEKNNVPNKIINKDVKNVKENKKVGLEGDDRFTKGKDGIYVASSSEGIEFEFLNIVNPNYPIIAKKLRYSGKAIVQTKFLVDLNGNVKDIEVLGGINKLGFREECIRALSQWKFKPIVYKGEHIKVYFYKEFKFTVNS; encoded by the coding sequence ATGAATAAATTTTATATTATTTCTATTATTATTCATTTAATAGTTGGATATAATATTTTAAAACCTCAAAGAATTAATTTAGTTCCCAAAAGAGGAGGAACTGTTCAAGTAAATTTTTTTAAAAGTGGAACCAATACTCCAAGTGGAGAAAAAATTTCTTTAACAGAAAAAAATAACATAGAAGAAAAAGAAAAGAAAGAGGAAAAACAAGAACAAAAAAAAGAAGTAAAACCAAAATTAAAAAAGAAAAAAATAATAAAATCTAAAATTAAAAAAGAAAAAAATAATGTTCCAAATAAAATTATAAATAAAGATGTTAAAAATGTAAAAGAAAATAAAAAAGTTGGATTAGAGGGAGACGATAGATTTACTAAAGGTAAAGATGGAATTTATGTGGCTAGTTCATCTGAAGGAATAGAATTTGAATTTTTAAATATTGTAAATCCAAATTATCCAATAATTGCTAAAAAATTAAGATATAGTGGAAAAGCTATAGTTCAAACAAAATTTTTAGTAGATTTAAATGGAAATGTAAAGGATATTGAAGTTTTAGGAGGAATTAATAAGTTAGGTTTTAGAGAGGAGTGTATAAGAGCACTTTCTCAATGGAAATTTAAACCTATAGTTTATAAAGGGGAACATATAAAGGTTTATTTTTATAAGGAGTTTAAATTTACAGTAAATAGTTAG
- the gltS gene encoding sodium/glutamate symporter: MNIELSTIQTIALSVIVLYLGKFLNNTFKFLKNNCIPEAVTGGTAFSIITLIGHEAGFFTIIFEDSLRDLFMIAFFTTVGFSASLKLLKKAGIPVLMFLIASVGLALFQNIIGVGMAEFLHLNPLIGLATGSMSTTGGPGTAGAFGPILEGYGAKGATLIAMATATYALIAGSIIAGPIANRLIKRHKLLDTRKSGAIYETANEKNDMIKGSLISIGGFQVIIAMGIGSLISKFLSDIGIVLPSYIGSMFAAALIRNLSDFSGKFEINMDVINVIGSFTLTIFLSMTLMSFKLWELKELAGPLVLMLLGQTILITLFAYFITFKLTGKDYDAVVITSGHCGCGFGTTPKALANMEALTAKYFPSPKAFFVIPIVGGLFIDFFNAAIITFFMNILK; the protein is encoded by the coding sequence ATGAACATCGAGCTTTCAACAATTCAAACAATTGCATTATCAGTCATAGTTCTTTATTTGGGGAAATTTCTCAATAATACCTTTAAGTTTTTAAAAAATAACTGTATTCCTGAAGCAGTAACCGGAGGTACAGCTTTTTCAATCATAACTCTAATCGGTCATGAAGCTGGTTTTTTCACTATTATTTTTGAAGATTCATTAAGAGATTTATTTATGATAGCATTTTTTACTACTGTTGGTTTTTCTGCTAGTTTAAAATTACTAAAAAAAGCAGGAATTCCTGTTTTAATGTTTTTAATTGCTTCAGTGGGTCTTGCCTTATTCCAAAATATTATCGGAGTTGGAATGGCAGAATTTTTACATTTAAATCCTCTAATTGGTTTGGCAACAGGTTCTATGTCAACTACAGGTGGTCCTGGAACTGCTGGTGCTTTTGGGCCAATTTTAGAAGGATATGGTGCTAAAGGAGCTACTCTTATTGCAATGGCCACTGCTACTTATGCTTTAATTGCAGGTAGTATCATAGCTGGTCCCATTGCTAATAGATTGATAAAAAGACATAAATTATTAGATACAAGAAAGTCTGGGGCAATTTATGAAACTGCCAATGAAAAAAATGATATGATAAAGGGAAGTTTAATTTCAATTGGTGGATTTCAAGTTATTATCGCTATGGGAATTGGTAGTTTAATTTCTAAATTTCTTAGTGATATTGGAATAGTCCTTCCTTCATATATAGGTTCAATGTTTGCTGCAGCCCTTATTAGAAATTTATCTGATTTTTCAGGTAAATTTGAAATTAATATGGATGTTATAAATGTAATTGGTAGTTTTACATTAACAATATTTTTATCTATGACTTTAATGAGTTTTAAACTTTGGGAATTAAAAGAGTTAGCTGGTCCTTTAGTTCTAATGTTATTAGGTCAAACTATTTTAATCACTTTATTTGCATATTTTATAACATTTAAATTAACAGGAAAAGATTACGATGCTGTTGTTATTACAAGTGGACACTGCGGATGTGGATTTGGAACTACTCCAAAAGCTCTTGCTAATATGGAAGCTTTAACAGCCAAATATTTTCCATCTCCTAAGGCATTCTTTGTTATTCCAATAGTGGGTGGATTATTTATTGATTTCTTTAACGCCGCCATAATAACCTTTTTTATGAATATATTAAAATAG
- a CDS encoding TSCPD domain-containing protein: MKKKLLFFMAILALSAQGQEIVNKDVKFTEPTYGVCSKEMSVEVKDGKIVSFSAVRGCPGNLLAISKLLPGMEVSRVIELLDDNYCAGAPLEGYTSCMDNLVEMLKYHVYEQGEGHIKEIRSNQKAKKRIDVAYFGHVCSGCGICNGKFA; the protein is encoded by the coding sequence ATGAAGAAAAAATTGTTGTTTTTCATGGCTATTCTTGCTCTTTCTGCCCAAGGTCAGGAGATAGTAAATAAAGATGTAAAATTTACTGAACCTACCTATGGAGTTTGTAGTAAAGAAATGTCTGTAGAAGTCAAAGACGGAAAAATAGTTTCTTTTTCAGCAGTAAGAGGATGTCCTGGAAACCTACTTGCAATTTCTAAATTACTACCTGGTATGGAAGTTTCTAGGGTTATTGAGTTATTAGATGATAATTACTGTGCAGGAGCTCCCCTTGAGGGCTATACTTCTTGCATGGACAATCTTGTGGAAATGTTAAAGTATCATGTTTATGAACAAGGAGAAGGTCACATTAAAGAGATTAGAAGTAATCAAAAAGCTAAAAAAAGAATTGATGTTGCTTATTTTGGGCATGTTTGTAGTGGTTGTGGAATTTGCAATGGGAAATTTGCATAG
- a CDS encoding MATE family efflux transporter, whose product MPKAIYLDKDPINKLFYKFAIPSCLATLVNAMYVVVDGVFITRGVGSEGIAAVNIGYPLINLAAAISLMFGMGGATLISIRNDDIKYKNKCFSYIILLNLICYLIVASAVFLYTKPIMEFMGATPKLLPMVKGYMYPCTMATFFLMISISLNAVVRNDNAPRHAMISVLLGAAINVVLDYVFIFQMNLGIKGGAYATAIGQIISAIYLCKHFIGSTFKFSFSLKDFDFFIVKKIFSIGFSSFVLEFGVVVITVLLNIVLMDHIGILGASAYGIISYSFVVLRMLFTGLAQGIQPIVSFNYGINNMTRVRATFWYAQKVSFILGIIALILTKILAVPIVHLFTKEQGPLISLTAHGLFLYTSAVVFMGANFINISYLQSMEKAAISNTISLLRGVVFVFIALKVLPPLLGVDGIWLGLPAADVMAFVVSVIWFHYIHINPKIVYER is encoded by the coding sequence ATGCCTAAGGCCATCTATTTAGACAAGGATCCTATTAATAAACTATTTTATAAATTTGCTATTCCTTCCTGTTTAGCTACCTTGGTAAATGCAATGTATGTTGTTGTGGATGGAGTTTTTATAACAAGAGGAGTAGGTAGTGAAGGAATTGCTGCTGTCAATATTGGTTATCCTCTTATAAATTTAGCTGCAGCAATTAGTTTAATGTTTGGAATGGGAGGAGCCACTTTAATTTCAATTAGAAATGATGATATTAAATATAAAAATAAATGCTTTTCCTATATTATTTTATTGAATCTTATTTGTTATTTAATTGTTGCTAGTGCTGTATTTTTATATACAAAACCTATTATGGAATTTATGGGAGCTACTCCTAAACTTTTACCAATGGTAAAAGGATATATGTACCCCTGTACCATGGCTACATTTTTTTTAATGATATCCATTTCATTAAATGCCGTAGTTAGAAATGATAATGCACCCCGTCATGCAATGATTTCTGTTTTATTAGGAGCTGCTATAAATGTAGTCTTAGATTATGTTTTTATTTTTCAAATGAATCTAGGAATAAAAGGCGGAGCTTATGCAACAGCTATTGGACAAATTATTTCTGCCATTTATCTTTGCAAACATTTTATTGGTTCAACTTTTAAATTTTCATTCAGTTTAAAAGATTTTGATTTTTTTATTGTAAAAAAAATATTTTCCATAGGATTTTCATCCTTTGTTTTAGAATTTGGAGTAGTTGTAATAACCGTTCTTTTAAATATTGTTTTAATGGATCATATTGGTATTTTAGGAGCTTCTGCCTATGGAATTATTTCCTATTCCTTTGTAGTTTTAAGAATGTTATTCACAGGCCTTGCCCAAGGAATTCAACCCATTGTTAGTTTCAATTATGGAATAAATAATATGACCCGTGTAAGAGCAACTTTTTGGTATGCACAAAAAGTTTCCTTTATTCTTGGAATAATTGCATTAATACTTACTAAAATATTAGCTGTTCCCATAGTTCACTTATTTACAAAGGAACAAGGTCCTCTTATTTCATTAACAGCCCACGGTTTATTTTTATATACTAGTGCTGTAGTCTTCATGGGAGCTAACTTTATAAATATTTCCTATTTACAATCTATGGAAAAAGCTGCAATTTCTAATACTATCTCTCTTTTAAGAGGAGTTGTATTTGTTTTTATTGCCTTAAAAGTTTTACCACCTCTTTTAGGAGTAGATGGAATTTGGTTAGGACTTCCCGCTGCTGATGTAATGGCTTTTGTTGTTTCTGTAATATGGTTTCATTATATTCATATTAATCCTAAAATTGTTTATGAAAGATAG
- a CDS encoding FMN-binding protein, with amino-acid sequence MKKVLIMLTLILGVSAFAQTKEGVGYGYKDDIKVAVEMDGDKIKDIKVLANQDTPKISEPAIEELTKKIIETQSVEVEDIAGATYTSEGFKEAVQDALSK; translated from the coding sequence ATGAAAAAAGTTTTAATAATGCTTACATTAATTTTAGGAGTTTCAGCCTTTGCACAAACTAAAGAAGGTGTGGGATATGGGTATAAAGATGATATTAAAGTTGCTGTAGAAATGGATGGAGATAAAATAAAGGATATTAAAGTTTTAGCAAATCAAGATACTCCAAAAATTTCTGAACCTGCTATTGAGGAATTAACTAAAAAAATAATTGAAACTCAATCTGTTGAAGTTGAAGATATCGCTGGAGCTACTTATACTTCAGAAGGATTTAAAGAAGCTGTCCAAGATGCTTTAAGCAAATAA
- a CDS encoding omptin family outer membrane protease — MKKIALLFIIFTNFIFGETSKHNLGVSLKTMNGKSKEYVYDINNGDKISYLEWEIKNIPLLVLDYNYNISENLDTNFSFGKNISSSFNSNMKDYDWYNSDTTSNKEDYGKPYAYSKNKSKTDEILKFDWQLRYLMSLNHNIKLGPYMGINYDRFKFTAKVGNQEVYDNYGNVKDIMGKNNNKNGVKYTQEYITPYIGYFMSYEIDKLKIEGKIQGSTLGKGKAQDTHILTNTVGKEKYKDIKNIMVEVKAIYALTESIDINGSIGINKYYSKKSSEVNINFDNKNQVKAKGITGTSHLSTLVSIGANYKF, encoded by the coding sequence ATGAAAAAAATAGCACTTTTATTTATTATTTTTACAAATTTTATTTTTGGAGAAACATCAAAACATAATTTAGGAGTTTCTTTAAAAACTATGAATGGAAAATCAAAGGAATATGTATATGATATAAATAACGGAGACAAAATAAGTTATTTAGAGTGGGAAATAAAAAATATACCATTGTTAGTTTTAGATTATAACTATAATATTTCTGAAAATTTAGATACAAATTTTTCTTTTGGAAAAAATATATCATCATCTTTTAATAGCAACATGAAAGACTATGACTGGTATAATTCAGATACTACTTCAAATAAAGAGGATTATGGAAAACCTTATGCCTATAGTAAAAACAAAAGCAAAACTGATGAAATTTTAAAGTTTGATTGGCAATTGAGATATTTAATGTCTTTGAATCATAATATAAAGTTAGGACCATATATGGGAATCAATTATGATAGATTTAAATTTACTGCAAAAGTTGGAAATCAAGAAGTATATGATAATTATGGAAATGTAAAAGATATAATGGGAAAAAATAATAATAAAAATGGAGTAAAATATACTCAAGAATACATAACTCCTTATATTGGATATTTCATGAGTTATGAGATAGATAAATTAAAAATTGAAGGGAAAATACAGGGATCTACTTTAGGAAAAGGGAAAGCCCAGGACACTCATATTTTGACAAATACAGTTGGAAAAGAGAAATATAAGGATATAAAAAATATTATGGTAGAAGTAAAAGCAATATATGCTCTAACAGAGTCTATTGATATTAATGGTTCAATAGGAATAAATAAGTATTATAGTAAGAAAAGTTCAGAAGTTAATATAAATTTTGATAATAAAAATCAAGTGAAAGCTAAAGGAATAACAGGAACTAGCCACTTATCAACTTTAGTATCTATAGGAGCAAATTATAAATTTTAA